From Deferrisoma camini S3R1, the proteins below share one genomic window:
- a CDS encoding enoyl-CoA hydratase: MQYETILFERRDRVGVLTLNRPKQINALSLRLMNEVLDLLARLEQDRDLGAVVIRGAGKHFCAGHDLSEMTGRDVKAYREIFDTCTRMMNAIQALPQPVIAQVQGVATAAGCQLVATCDLAVAAEGARFATPGVKIGLFCSTPMVALSRAVGRKKALEMLLTGEFLDAEEARLFGLVNRVVPADRLADETLALARKVTQASPLTLGIGKQAFYNQIDLPQPQAYAYAKEVMSLNALAADAQEGMCAFLEKRDPRWTGR, encoded by the coding sequence ATGCAGTACGAGACCATCCTGTTCGAACGCCGCGACCGGGTCGGGGTGCTGACCCTGAACCGGCCCAAACAGATCAACGCGCTGAGCCTTCGGCTCATGAACGAGGTGCTCGATCTCCTGGCTCGGCTGGAGCAGGATCGGGACCTGGGCGCGGTCGTGATCCGGGGGGCGGGCAAGCACTTCTGCGCCGGCCATGACCTCTCCGAGATGACCGGGCGCGACGTGAAGGCCTACCGTGAGATCTTCGACACCTGCACCCGCATGATGAACGCGATCCAGGCCTTGCCCCAGCCGGTGATCGCCCAGGTCCAGGGCGTGGCCACGGCGGCCGGCTGCCAGTTGGTGGCCACCTGCGACCTGGCCGTGGCCGCCGAGGGGGCCCGCTTCGCCACCCCGGGGGTGAAGATCGGGCTGTTCTGCTCGACCCCGATGGTGGCGCTGAGCCGGGCCGTGGGCCGGAAGAAGGCGCTGGAGATGCTCCTGACCGGTGAGTTTCTGGACGCCGAGGAGGCCCGGCTGTTCGGCTTGGTGAACCGGGTGGTTCCGGCGGACCGTTTGGCCGACGAGACCCTGGCTCTGGCCCGCAAGGTGACGCAGGCCAGCCCCCTGACCCTGGGCATCGGCAAGCAGGCTTTCTACAACCAGATCGACCTGCCCCAGCCCCAGGCCTACGCCTACGCCAAGGAGGTGATGAGCCTGAACGCCTTGGCCGCCGACGCCCAGGAAGGGATGTGCGCGTTCCTGGAGAAACGGGATCCCCGGTGGACGGGACGGTGA
- a CDS encoding ligand-binding sensor domain-containing protein, producing the protein MKRVLSFLMAVCVAGAVAPRTGRCERSVFLSFSTLKLGSASRIHAIGVDGANRVWFAADTGVAALVGDRLASFFPLNKNSDGLLDDAARAVAFGALEEGENFFLGFNGASQDTRGIQYGRVLSETGLSPKPPSSLDTGGLGVLDLASDGSTLWAATPSGVRSWALGGGAPQPNTTVYQEDDEITRLALAPWADDPAVVFFDSGDARLYLVRLGDPSATRLVDPTLSALGGMAFSRLTGDLWVVGTPSSGTADLLRYPAQTLQGSDPAGSQPDGFSFPVNRTLRDVAVDPFDGTVWVATDQGAYFQTPGPDGSLQGTECSETDLPGQGCWAQEESSRFDRVDRITVDPSGNVWMGTDEGVRGILVRLLTISATRFVGEDARAVVTLEDLPGFEGNGVPDEVTTLEVTVGSTARQLEVAEDGDTGRFTLTFGFTLGESTSDTVFPVQSTADGVPVAVSYTFTDALGVERTLAVSASWANIEKFEDDLWIGGPCFLGVLGR; encoded by the coding sequence ATGAAGCGCGTCTTGTCCTTCCTCATGGCCGTCTGTGTGGCCGGCGCCGTGGCCCCCCGGACGGGGCGGTGCGAACGATCGGTCTTTCTCAGTTTCTCCACGCTCAAGCTCGGCAGCGCCTCCCGGATCCACGCCATCGGGGTGGACGGGGCGAACCGGGTCTGGTTCGCGGCCGACACGGGGGTGGCGGCGCTCGTGGGGGATCGGCTGGCGTCGTTCTTTCCCCTGAACAAGAACTCGGACGGCCTCCTCGACGACGCGGCCCGGGCGGTGGCGTTCGGCGCCCTGGAGGAAGGGGAGAACTTCTTCCTCGGGTTCAACGGGGCTTCGCAAGACACCCGGGGCATCCAGTACGGCCGGGTCCTGTCCGAGACGGGATTGAGCCCGAAACCCCCGTCCTCCCTGGACACGGGAGGCCTGGGCGTCCTGGACCTCGCCTCGGACGGCAGCACCCTGTGGGCCGCGACCCCCTCCGGGGTCCGATCGTGGGCCCTGGGCGGGGGCGCACCCCAGCCGAACACCACCGTTTATCAAGAAGACGACGAGATCACCCGCCTGGCATTGGCCCCCTGGGCCGACGACCCCGCCGTGGTGTTCTTCGATTCGGGAGACGCCCGCCTGTACCTGGTCCGGCTCGGCGACCCGTCGGCCACCCGCCTGGTGGACCCTACCCTCTCGGCGCTGGGAGGCATGGCGTTCTCCCGTCTCACGGGCGACCTGTGGGTCGTGGGAACCCCGAGCAGCGGCACGGCGGATCTCCTGCGATACCCCGCCCAGACCCTGCAGGGTTCCGATCCGGCGGGCTCGCAGCCGGACGGTTTTTCGTTCCCCGTGAACCGAACCCTCCGGGACGTGGCGGTGGATCCGTTCGACGGCACGGTGTGGGTGGCCACGGACCAGGGGGCATACTTCCAGACCCCGGGGCCGGACGGCTCCCTGCAGGGCACCGAGTGCTCGGAAACGGACCTCCCGGGCCAGGGGTGCTGGGCCCAGGAGGAGTCCTCCCGGTTCGACCGGGTGGACCGGATCACGGTGGACCCCTCGGGCAACGTCTGGATGGGCACGGACGAGGGGGTGAGGGGCATCCTGGTGCGGCTGCTTACGATCTCGGCCACCCGCTTCGTGGGCGAGGACGCCCGGGCCGTCGTGACCCTCGAGGACCTGCCGGGGTTCGAGGGAAACGGGGTCCCGGACGAGGTGACGACCCTCGAGGTCACGGTGGGGTCCACCGCGCGGCAACTGGAGGTGGCCGAGGACGGGGACACGGGGCGGTTCACCCTGACCTTCGGGTTCACCCTGGGCGAGTCCACGTCGGACACGGTGTTCCCGGTCCAGAGCACGGCCGACGGCGTCCCCGTCGCCGTCTCCTACACGTTCACCGACGCGCTGGGCGTCGAGCGAACGCTGGCGGTGTCGGCCTCGTGGGCGAACATTGAGAAGTTCGAGGACGACCTGTGGATCGGGGGCCCATGTTTCCTGGGGGTACTGGGCCGGTGA
- the icd gene encoding NADP-dependent isocitrate dehydrogenase: MSVPDRPEVVFIPGDGIGPEVMFPAIEAVDAAVRGAYGGGRAIRWTEAWAGKRAMAEHGSPLPEPTLAAIRRARVALKGPLETPVGGGIRSLNVALRKILDLYACVRPVRYYPGVPSPMRHPERVDLVLFRENTEDVYAGYEWQEGTPEALRVIRFLNQEMACSIPEDSGVGIKPMSVTGSKRLIRMAIRYALDRGRRSVTLVHKGNIMKYTEGAFRRWGYEVAAREFSEHTITEAELRGREHGSDYDGVTPPGAVVVNDRIADAMFQELILRPERYDVLALSNLNGDYMSDAAAALVGGLGLAPGANLGDEYAVFEATHGTAPDIAGQGRANPGSLMLSGAMMLRHLGWEEAADRLEGAVTRVLAARRLTPDLAPQVPGAEELDTAAFGRAVAAEAA; encoded by the coding sequence ATGAGCGTCCCCGACCGGCCCGAGGTGGTCTTCATCCCGGGCGACGGGATCGGCCCCGAGGTGATGTTCCCGGCCATCGAGGCCGTCGACGCCGCGGTGCGGGGGGCCTACGGCGGGGGCCGGGCCATCCGGTGGACCGAGGCGTGGGCCGGCAAGCGGGCCATGGCGGAGCACGGCTCCCCCCTGCCGGAGCCGACCCTGGCGGCGATCCGCCGGGCCCGGGTGGCCCTCAAGGGCCCCCTCGAGACGCCGGTGGGCGGCGGCATCCGCAGCCTGAACGTGGCCCTGCGCAAGATCCTCGATCTGTACGCCTGCGTGCGGCCGGTGCGGTACTACCCCGGGGTTCCCTCCCCCATGCGCCACCCGGAGCGGGTGGACCTGGTGCTCTTCCGGGAGAACACCGAGGACGTGTACGCCGGGTACGAGTGGCAGGAGGGCACGCCGGAGGCCCTGCGGGTGATCCGGTTCCTCAACCAGGAGATGGCCTGCTCGATCCCCGAGGACTCGGGGGTGGGGATCAAGCCGATGAGCGTCACCGGGTCCAAACGGCTGATCCGGATGGCGATCCGGTACGCCTTGGACCGGGGGCGCAGATCGGTCACCCTGGTCCACAAGGGCAACATCATGAAGTACACCGAGGGGGCGTTTCGGCGTTGGGGGTACGAGGTGGCGGCCCGGGAGTTCTCGGAGCACACGATCACCGAGGCCGAGCTGCGGGGCCGGGAGCACGGGTCCGACTACGACGGCGTGACCCCGCCGGGCGCGGTGGTGGTGAACGACCGGATCGCGGACGCGATGTTCCAGGAGCTGATCCTGCGGCCCGAGCGCTACGACGTGCTTGCGTTGTCGAACCTGAACGGCGACTACATGTCGGACGCGGCCGCGGCCCTGGTGGGGGGGCTGGGCCTAGCCCCGGGGGCGAACCTGGGGGACGAGTACGCCGTGTTCGAGGCCACCCACGGAACGGCCCCCGACATTGCGGGGCAGGGCCGGGCCAACCCGGGCAGCCTCATGCTGTCGGGCGCGATGATGCTCCGGCACCTGGGGTGGGAGGAGGCGGCGGACCGGCTCGAGGGGGCGGTGACCCGGGTGCTGGCGGCCCGCCGGTTGACCCCCGACCTGGCCCCCCAGGTGCCGGGGGCCGAGGAGCTCGACACGGCTGCGTTCGGAAGGGCCGTGGCCGCCGAGGCCGCGTAG
- a CDS encoding 50S ribosomal protein L11 methyltransferase produces the protein MQEVPAGPGEARACWEAAARAGAVGAVTSWGAGIPGRTFLRIYWEVTPGAPAPPEGEDLEEENWTPYWRGALEPVAVSARVWLVPAWASPPPEARGTVLRIDPGMAFGAGDHPTTRLCLRVVEAMAAGAGVPTPVLDVGTGTGVLALAAAALGAGRVDALDIDPFGFAACRRNARRNGLDGRVRPLLLSLDLVDGAYPLILANVVAGQLEALAGHLRRLLRPGGRLVVSGFQADEEHRVVEALGLAVEERAVEDGWPALTLAKEAP, from the coding sequence GTGCAGGAGGTGCCGGCCGGCCCCGGGGAGGCCCGTGCCTGCTGGGAGGCCGCGGCCCGGGCCGGTGCGGTCGGTGCCGTGACCTCGTGGGGAGCGGGGATCCCCGGCCGGACCTTTCTGCGCATCTACTGGGAGGTGACGCCGGGCGCCCCGGCTCCCCCCGAAGGGGAGGACCTGGAGGAGGAGAACTGGACCCCCTACTGGCGAGGGGCGCTGGAGCCGGTGGCCGTGAGCGCCCGCGTGTGGCTGGTGCCGGCCTGGGCGAGCCCCCCGCCGGAGGCCCGGGGGACCGTGTTGCGGATCGACCCCGGCATGGCCTTCGGCGCCGGGGATCACCCCACCACCCGGCTTTGTCTGCGGGTCGTGGAGGCCATGGCCGCCGGGGCCGGCGTGCCCACCCCGGTGCTGGACGTGGGAACCGGCACGGGCGTGTTGGCCCTGGCCGCCGCCGCCCTGGGGGCGGGGCGGGTGGACGCGCTGGACATCGATCCGTTCGGGTTCGCGGCCTGCCGCCGGAACGCCCGGAGAAATGGGCTGGACGGCCGGGTGCGGCCGCTGCTCCTCTCGCTGGACCTCGTGGACGGGGCGTATCCCTTGATCCTGGCCAATGTGGTCGCCGGGCAGCTGGAAGCCCTTGCCGGCCACCTGCGGCGTCTCCTCCGGCCGGGGGGGCGGCTCGTGGTCAGCGGGTTCCAGGCGGACGAGGAGCATCGGGTGGTGGAGGCGCTGGGTCTCGCCGTGGAGGAGAGGGCGGTGGAGGACGGGTGGCCCGCGCTCACCCTGGCGAAGGAGGCACCCTGA
- the ybgF gene encoding tol-pal system protein YbgF: protein MGRTAAAVLPALILAGGCAQLPTRADQVRQEQRIASLEERLLRLERAVDEARAAPAQSSVPDYGPRLAQLGQQVEALDEQVRQLLGRVDALERRPQPKGDTSRVEALERRVQEIATRLAAVEARPAAPAPPAGKQAEPPSPRPAATPAPPAAPKATAQDLYDRAYALYKQGKHAEAREAFQRFISLYPKTDLTDNAYFWIGESYYDQRQYEKAILAYDKVVQEFPRGDKVPSALLKQAFAFDAIGDPVDARILLKKLLREHPSSEQAAIARRKLEMLGE from the coding sequence GTGGGCAGGACCGCGGCCGCGGTCCTGCCCGCGTTGATTCTCGCGGGGGGCTGCGCCCAGCTGCCCACCCGGGCCGATCAGGTTCGGCAGGAGCAGCGGATCGCGTCGCTGGAGGAGCGGCTGCTCCGGCTCGAGCGGGCCGTGGACGAGGCTCGGGCCGCGCCGGCCCAGAGCTCCGTGCCCGACTACGGCCCCCGGCTCGCCCAGCTGGGTCAGCAGGTGGAGGCCCTGGACGAGCAGGTCCGCCAGCTGCTGGGGCGGGTGGACGCCCTGGAGCGCCGGCCGCAGCCCAAGGGAGACACCTCCCGGGTCGAGGCGTTGGAACGCCGGGTCCAGGAGATCGCCACCCGGCTGGCTGCCGTTGAGGCGAGGCCGGCCGCGCCGGCGCCCCCGGCGGGGAAGCAGGCCGAGCCCCCTTCCCCGCGGCCCGCGGCGACCCCGGCCCCCCCCGCCGCTCCCAAGGCCACGGCCCAGGACCTCTACGACCGCGCCTACGCCCTGTACAAGCAGGGAAAGCATGCCGAGGCCCGGGAGGCGTTCCAGCGGTTCATCTCGCTCTACCCCAAGACGGATCTGACGGACAACGCCTACTTCTGGATCGGTGAGAGCTACTACGACCAGCGGCAGTACGAGAAGGCGATCCTGGCCTACGACAAGGTGGTGCAGGAGTTCCCGCGGGGCGACAAGGTCCCCAGCGCCCTCTTGAAGCAGGCGTTCGCCTTCGACGCCATCGGCGACCCGGTGGACGCCCGGATCCTGCTCAAGAAGCTCCTCCGGGAACACCCGTCCTCGGAGCAGGCCGCGATCGCCCGGCGGAAACTGGAGATGTTGGGGGAGTAG
- a CDS encoding L-2-amino-thiazoline-4-carboxylic acid hydrolase: MGRVIPLLPRRRVEAEMLLRVYRVLCPQVGPDRALAVVAAAVEGAAEAAGREFARQAPGGPSLEHFATVLDRWREGDALDVREVRLEEGVLAFTVTRCRYADLYRSMGLSVPLARTLSCGRDAAFARGYHAGLTLERRGTIVEGAAACRFRFVWEG; the protein is encoded by the coding sequence ATGGGACGGGTGATCCCGCTTCTGCCCCGGCGGCGGGTCGAGGCCGAGATGCTGCTGCGGGTGTACCGGGTGCTCTGCCCCCAGGTGGGCCCCGACCGGGCCCTCGCCGTGGTGGCCGCGGCGGTGGAGGGGGCGGCCGAGGCGGCCGGCAGGGAGTTCGCCCGGCAGGCTCCGGGGGGACCGTCGCTCGAGCACTTCGCCACCGTGCTCGATCGGTGGCGGGAGGGGGATGCCCTGGACGTCCGGGAGGTGCGGCTCGAGGAGGGGGTTCTGGCGTTCACCGTGACCCGGTGCCGGTACGCCGACCTCTACCGGTCGATGGGGTTGTCGGTGCCGCTGGCCCGGACCCTGTCGTGCGGCCGGGACGCGGCCTTCGCCCGGGGCTACCATGCGGGGCTCACCCTGGAGCGCCGGGGGACCATCGTGGAGGGCGCGGCCGCGTGCCGGTTCCGGTTCGTCTGGGAGGGGTGA
- a CDS encoding citrate/2-methylcitrate synthase, which translates to MAPEPVCYPRVKNVGLRGITVADTKVSFIDGTQGILIYRGYRIEDLARHSTYEEVAHLLIHGHLPTAAELEAFERRLRTARAVPAEVLESLRLRPATATAMDVLQGAVAFLADHDPDLGGSDPQEVRAQAERLTARLPGVVAAWARIRAGEPVPEPRDDLGHAAHFLHQLTGRVPDPEAARLFDVCLLLHADHTFNASTFAAREVASTRAHLYAAVGAAIGALSGELHGGANTRVMAMLREIGTVDRVEAYVTARLNAGDRVMGMGHAVYKTLDPRARILKEMALGLAERTSDRHWLDIAERVCEVTQREFRARKGAEIYPNVDFYSAPVYHQLGIDPDLFTPVFALGRVAGWCAHVIEEKFAEAQDKPALYRPKAEYVGEYCGPQGCVYEPIEARGRGA; encoded by the coding sequence ATGGCGCCGGAACCGGTCTGTTACCCAAGGGTGAAGAACGTGGGGCTGCGGGGCATCACCGTGGCCGACACCAAGGTCAGCTTCATCGACGGAACCCAGGGCATCCTGATCTACCGGGGGTACCGGATCGAGGATCTGGCCCGGCACAGCACCTACGAGGAGGTGGCCCACCTGCTGATCCACGGCCACCTGCCCACCGCGGCCGAGCTGGAGGCCTTCGAGCGCCGGCTGCGTACGGCCCGGGCCGTGCCGGCCGAGGTGTTGGAGAGCCTTCGGCTCCGGCCGGCCACGGCCACGGCCATGGACGTGCTCCAGGGGGCGGTGGCGTTCCTGGCCGACCACGACCCGGATCTGGGGGGTTCCGATCCGCAGGAGGTGCGGGCCCAGGCCGAACGCCTCACGGCGCGGCTGCCCGGGGTGGTGGCGGCCTGGGCACGGATCCGCGCCGGCGAGCCGGTGCCCGAGCCGCGGGACGACCTGGGGCACGCGGCCCACTTCCTCCACCAGCTCACCGGACGGGTGCCCGACCCGGAGGCGGCCCGTCTGTTCGACGTGTGCCTGCTGCTGCACGCGGACCACACCTTCAACGCCAGCACCTTCGCCGCCCGCGAGGTGGCCAGCACCCGGGCCCACCTCTACGCTGCGGTGGGGGCGGCGATCGGGGCCCTGTCCGGTGAGCTCCACGGCGGGGCGAACACCCGGGTGATGGCCATGCTCCGGGAGATCGGAACGGTGGACCGGGTGGAGGCCTACGTCACGGCCCGGCTCAACGCGGGGGACCGGGTCATGGGCATGGGTCACGCCGTGTACAAGACCCTGGACCCCCGGGCCCGGATCCTGAAGGAGATGGCCCTCGGCCTGGCCGAGCGCACGAGCGACCGCCACTGGCTCGACATCGCGGAGCGGGTCTGCGAGGTCACCCAGCGGGAGTTCCGGGCCCGCAAGGGGGCCGAGATCTACCCCAACGTGGATTTCTACTCCGCCCCGGTGTACCACCAGCTGGGAATCGACCCCGACCTGTTCACCCCCGTGTTCGCGCTGGGGCGGGTGGCGGGGTGGTGCGCCCACGTGATCGAGGAGAAGTTCGCCGAGGCCCAGGACAAACCGGCCCTGTACCGGCCCAAGGCCGAGTACGTGGGCGAGTACTGCGGCCCCCAGGGGTGCGTGTACGAGCCCATCGAGGCCCGGGGGAGGGGGGCATGA
- the pal gene encoding peptidoglycan-associated lipoprotein Pal, with protein MRPKTLRWAVVGMLLAALVVGGCAKKQVRQGGEETPKVTVTPEKPTPPPAAKVVEKPQEAPPQPSEPPPGETGAVEPAPKEPVKGAGLARETTPGLERIHFDFDKAVIRPDAQEILRRNAEFLKANPGVRIRIEGHCDERGTTEYNLALGERRAKAAFQYLMDLGVDPNRMSVVSYGEAVPLDPGHNEEAWAKNRRAEFVEVEQ; from the coding sequence ATGAGGCCGAAAACGTTACGCTGGGCTGTGGTGGGGATGCTCCTGGCCGCGTTGGTCGTGGGAGGATGCGCCAAGAAACAGGTGCGCCAAGGAGGGGAGGAGACCCCCAAGGTCACGGTCACCCCCGAGAAGCCCACCCCGCCCCCGGCGGCCAAGGTGGTCGAGAAGCCCCAGGAGGCGCCGCCGCAGCCCTCGGAGCCCCCCCCGGGTGAGACGGGCGCGGTGGAGCCGGCTCCCAAGGAGCCGGTGAAGGGGGCCGGCCTGGCCCGGGAGACCACCCCCGGCCTGGAGCGGATCCACTTCGACTTCGACAAGGCGGTGATCCGCCCAGACGCCCAGGAGATCCTCCGGAGGAACGCCGAGTTCCTCAAGGCGAACCCGGGGGTGCGCATCCGCATCGAGGGGCACTGCGACGAGCGGGGCACCACCGAGTACAACCTGGCCCTGGGCGAGCGCCGGGCCAAGGCCGCGTTCCAGTACCTGATGGACCTGGGGGTGGATCCCAATCGGATGAGCGTGGTGAGCTACGGCGAGGCGGTGCCCCTGGACCCCGGCCACAACGAGGAGGCCTGGGCCAAGAACCGCCGCGCCGAGTTCGTGGAAGTGGAACAGTAG
- a CDS encoding HEAT repeat domain-containing protein yields the protein MTSRRRALLALLRDDDADVRRTAAEALDRLDLLEGLPQALRAMASAEPGEWVGLLRGLEGVRDEAALRFSVRALGHDDEGVRLAALGVLEAHRDWRITPRVVERLSDPSPLVRARAAEVLGSLGDRRGGPALEHLLDDPDPEVRRAAVQALGLLGHRPAEPRVVAMARDPAAPVRAAAADALGRLGVTADATGPRGG from the coding sequence GTGACCTCCCGACGTCGGGCTCTCCTGGCGCTGCTCCGGGACGACGACGCCGACGTGCGCCGGACCGCTGCCGAGGCGTTGGATCGGCTGGATCTGCTGGAGGGCCTGCCCCAGGCGCTCCGGGCGATGGCTTCTGCCGAGCCTGGGGAATGGGTGGGGCTCCTGCGGGGGCTGGAGGGGGTTCGGGACGAGGCGGCCCTTCGGTTTTCCGTGCGGGCCCTGGGCCACGACGACGAGGGGGTCCGGCTGGCGGCCCTGGGGGTCCTGGAGGCCCACCGGGACTGGCGGATCACCCCGCGGGTGGTGGAGCGGCTGTCCGATCCCAGCCCGCTGGTCCGAGCCCGGGCGGCCGAGGTGCTGGGATCCCTGGGTGACCGCCGGGGAGGGCCGGCCCTCGAGCACCTGCTGGACGACCCGGATCCCGAGGTGCGGCGGGCGGCGGTTCAGGCCCTGGGGCTGCTGGGGCATCGGCCGGCCGAGCCTCGGGTGGTGGCCATGGCCCGGGATCCGGCCGCGCCGGTGCGGGCCGCGGCAGCCGACGCCCTGGGCCGGCTGGGGGTCACGGCCGACGCGACAGGACCTCGTGGGGGTTGA
- the tolB gene encoding Tol-Pal system beta propeller repeat protein TolB, producing the protein MFTVPAFSRLRQGSVWGVLGLVVALALPARAKVYIDINAPALRPIPVAIPVLRKEAGVSGEPHRVVAEVLRWDLGFAGLFDVVDPRAYLEDPQRAPLQPDAAGFADWMAVGAELLVKGRVAAAETGVAVDLWAYDVLRRRFLLGRHYEGPSEAVRSMAHRFANTLLEEFTGTPGPFGTRIAYVAGAGRAKELALVDMDGAGPVRLTRTGSLNLNPSWARDGKYLYYTSYVLGGPDLYLLDLSLGRSWVVSRREGIDLGGKDSPDGKEILVTLSDKGNPEIYRMDKASHRLVRLTRSRAIDVAPAWSPDGRQIAFVSDRMGNPHIFVMNRDGGDVRRLTFAGTHNGDPDWSPRGDWIAYTGKDERGVFQVFLVDPQGRETRQLTFGPRDTYDPSWSPDGRFLAVTSNREGEKAVYVFRVGGQEFRRITPRGEVAEQPAWGPVLP; encoded by the coding sequence GTGTTCACGGTGCCGGCGTTTTCCCGACTGCGGCAGGGGTCCGTCTGGGGGGTGCTGGGGCTCGTCGTGGCCTTGGCCCTCCCGGCTCGGGCCAAGGTGTACATCGACATCAACGCGCCCGCCCTGCGGCCGATCCCCGTGGCGATCCCGGTTTTGCGGAAGGAAGCGGGGGTGTCCGGCGAGCCCCACCGGGTCGTGGCGGAAGTCCTGCGTTGGGATCTGGGGTTCGCGGGCCTGTTCGACGTGGTGGATCCGCGGGCCTACCTGGAGGACCCCCAGCGGGCCCCCCTTCAGCCCGACGCGGCCGGGTTCGCCGACTGGATGGCGGTGGGCGCCGAGCTTCTGGTGAAGGGACGGGTGGCGGCCGCGGAGACCGGGGTCGCGGTGGACCTGTGGGCGTACGACGTGCTGCGCCGCCGGTTTCTGCTGGGCCGCCACTACGAGGGGCCGTCCGAGGCCGTTCGGTCCATGGCCCATCGGTTCGCCAACACCCTGCTGGAGGAGTTCACCGGCACCCCCGGTCCGTTCGGCACCCGGATCGCCTACGTGGCGGGGGCCGGACGGGCCAAGGAACTGGCCCTGGTGGACATGGACGGGGCCGGGCCGGTGCGGCTCACCCGAACCGGGTCCCTGAACCTCAACCCCTCGTGGGCCCGGGACGGCAAGTACCTGTACTACACCTCCTACGTCCTGGGGGGGCCGGACCTGTACCTGCTGGACCTCTCCCTGGGACGCTCCTGGGTGGTCTCCCGGCGGGAGGGAATCGATCTGGGGGGAAAGGACTCCCCGGACGGCAAGGAGATCCTCGTCACCCTGTCGGACAAGGGAAACCCCGAGATCTATCGTATGGACAAGGCCTCCCACCGGCTGGTGCGGCTGACCCGGAGCCGGGCCATCGACGTGGCGCCGGCGTGGTCTCCCGACGGAAGGCAGATCGCGTTCGTGTCGGACCGCATGGGGAACCCCCATATCTTCGTCATGAACCGGGACGGGGGCGACGTGCGGCGCCTCACCTTCGCGGGCACCCACAACGGCGACCCCGACTGGTCCCCCCGGGGGGATTGGATCGCGTACACGGGCAAGGACGAGCGGGGGGTGTTCCAGGTGTTCCTGGTGGACCCCCAGGGTCGGGAAACCCGGCAGTTGACGTTTGGGCCCCGGGACACCTACGATCCCTCCTGGTCCCCCGACGGCCGGTTTCTGGCGGTGACCTCGAACCGGGAAGGCGAAAAGGCGGTGTACGTGTTCCGGGTGGGCGGCCAGGAGTTCCGCCGGATCACCCCTCGAGGCGAGGTGGCCGAGCAGCCGGCTTGGGGGCCGGTGCTGCCGTAG
- a CDS encoding HD-GYP domain-containing protein: MTPPPLPQPAAEGLLRSLVGLAKVQLLYPPGHVAVTRALQALERALGPALERGAPLLLAKTASHFLVGGVPLLPDDGFAADMVRWFDSREVEAVEIGPGATAAEVGRFLAWLTSTGPQPWRSTHVRTRRVDQGTAWQRGFRTYQETLDALEVAYREAQEGRIPDPDRACRCVRSFLEILDEDPGVAKGLALLKSYDRYTFHHSVNVCLLALSLGQHLELPPDTLEVLGVGALLHDIGKTRTPPEIVRKPGRLNEGEWAAMRRHPTLGREILEAMAGIPTTADRLVYEHHMLYDGGGYPERPAGYRPAELSSLVTVVDAFDAMTTHRPYSRPLSLPEAVAQVLWQAGKSFDPQAAEVFRQVVGTVPVGSAVRLASGEVGVVTRLAGDGEIGEVRVVVDPTGRRLPPEEQPLRVVTGREVLRWVDPLVHGINPHEVLSRRP; encoded by the coding sequence GTGACCCCCCCTCCCCTTCCCCAGCCCGCGGCCGAGGGCCTCCTGAGGTCCCTGGTGGGTCTCGCCAAGGTCCAGCTGCTGTACCCCCCGGGCCACGTCGCGGTGACCCGGGCCCTCCAGGCGCTGGAACGGGCGCTCGGGCCGGCCCTCGAACGCGGGGCCCCGCTGCTGCTGGCCAAGACGGCGTCCCACTTCCTGGTGGGGGGGGTTCCCCTGCTCCCCGACGACGGGTTCGCGGCGGACATGGTGCGGTGGTTCGACTCCCGGGAGGTGGAGGCCGTGGAGATCGGACCGGGCGCCACCGCGGCCGAGGTGGGACGGTTCCTGGCGTGGCTGACGTCCACCGGGCCGCAGCCGTGGCGCAGCACCCACGTGCGCACGAGGCGGGTCGACCAGGGGACGGCCTGGCAGCGGGGCTTCCGGACCTACCAGGAGACCCTCGACGCCCTGGAGGTAGCGTACCGCGAGGCCCAGGAGGGCCGCATTCCCGACCCGGACCGGGCGTGCCGGTGCGTGCGGTCGTTCCTCGAGATCCTCGACGAGGACCCCGGGGTCGCCAAGGGCCTCGCCCTGCTCAAGAGCTACGACCGGTACACGTTCCACCACAGCGTGAACGTGTGCCTCCTGGCCCTGTCGTTGGGGCAGCACCTCGAGCTGCCCCCCGACACCCTGGAGGTCCTCGGGGTGGGCGCCCTGCTCCACGACATCGGCAAGACCCGCACCCCTCCGGAGATCGTCCGCAAGCCCGGCCGTCTCAACGAGGGGGAGTGGGCCGCCATGCGCCGCCACCCGACGCTGGGACGGGAGATCCTGGAGGCCATGGCCGGGATCCCCACCACGGCCGACCGTCTCGTCTACGAACACCACATGCTCTACGACGGGGGGGGGTATCCGGAGCGGCCGGCCGGGTACCGACCGGCCGAGCTCAGCTCGCTGGTGACCGTGGTGGATGCCTTCGACGCCATGACCACCCACCGTCCCTACAGCCGGCCCCTGTCACTGCCCGAGGCCGTGGCCCAGGTCCTGTGGCAGGCCGGCAAGTCGTTCGACCCGCAGGCCGCCGAGGTGTTCCGCCAGGTGGTGGGCACCGTGCCCGTGGGGTCGGCCGTGCGGTTGGCGTCCGGGGAGGTGGGGGTGGTGACCCGCTTGGCAGGTGACGGGGAGATCGGGGAGGTGCGGGTGGTCGTGGATCCGACGGGGCGGCGCCTGCCGCCGGAGGAGCAGCCCCTACGGGTGGTCACGGGCCGGGAGGTGCTCCGGTGGGTGGATCCCCTGGTCCACGGCATCAACCCCCACGAGGTCCTGTCGCGTCGGCCGTGA